From one Erythrobacter sp. HKB08 genomic stretch:
- a CDS encoding YbhB/YbcL family Raf kinase inhibitor-like protein: protein MAGNAPDWLARALGNGVDGSRLTIARIADEKAFGRGGFSLSSPAFRAGEGLDPCFTADEEDAVAPPLEWTAPPPGAQEIVVIVEDASADGDEAPVHWLVWGLPGQKGMILEGEAPPRVGKNAHRNSEWLLPEPPHDDPAHTYVFQIFALDLPMTLMPGAERAEVVAAMEGHVMAAAVLTATYKRADEEDGWDEDEEFE from the coding sequence ATGGCAGGAAATGCACCTGATTGGCTTGCGCGCGCGCTGGGTAACGGCGTCGATGGATCGCGCCTGACAATTGCCAGGATCGCCGACGAAAAAGCGTTCGGGCGCGGCGGGTTCTCGCTGTCCAGCCCGGCGTTCCGTGCAGGCGAGGGGCTCGACCCGTGCTTTACCGCTGACGAGGAAGATGCCGTTGCGCCGCCGCTCGAATGGACGGCCCCGCCGCCCGGCGCGCAGGAAATCGTCGTCATCGTCGAAGATGCGAGCGCGGATGGCGATGAAGCGCCCGTTCACTGGCTCGTCTGGGGCCTGCCCGGCCAGAAGGGCATGATCCTCGAAGGCGAAGCCCCGCCGCGGGTCGGCAAGAACGCGCATCGCAATTCGGAATGGCTCCTGCCCGAGCCGCCGCATGACGACCCTGCGCACACCTACGTATTCCAGATCTTCGCGCTCGACCTGCCCATGACGCTGATGCCCGGCGCCGAACGGGCTGAAGTGGTCGCCGCGATGGAAGGGCATGTAATGGCCGCAGCCGTCCTCACCGCCACGTACAAACGTGCGGACGAGGAAGACGGTTGGGACGAGGATGAAGAATT